In Leptospira harrisiae, one genomic interval encodes:
- a CDS encoding TetR/AcrR family transcriptional regulator, giving the protein MDKLVDASLSPDLASRPFKFTSKQGRNRRTQLLTIALEFLREKSPEEISFADICKEAKIPRPSAYHFFPNVEAIFHGIRLLHSESLIEKSLLLKRETFVSWEQYIERSIDVAVEVTNKERAFPRLIYGYRMSHPEMRQVGQELDAKLANLAKLGLMDRFELPTFENTDPIFAVAFSIADSLLKLSYRTYGDFTPWMVEEAKKATISYLKNYLPVVCKPK; this is encoded by the coding sequence ATGGATAAATTGGTAGACGCATCCTTATCCCCTGACCTTGCTTCCCGGCCCTTTAAATTCACAAGCAAACAAGGACGAAATAGGCGTACACAACTGTTAACAATTGCTTTGGAATTTCTACGTGAAAAATCTCCGGAAGAGATTAGTTTTGCAGACATTTGCAAAGAGGCAAAAATCCCGAGACCTTCTGCCTACCATTTTTTTCCCAATGTGGAAGCAATCTTCCACGGAATTCGACTCCTTCATTCAGAAAGCCTCATAGAAAAATCTTTATTATTAAAAAGAGAAACTTTTGTTTCTTGGGAACAATACATTGAACGTTCTATTGATGTCGCTGTGGAAGTCACAAATAAAGAAAGAGCCTTCCCTCGTTTGATTTATGGATATCGTATGAGCCATCCAGAGATGCGCCAAGTTGGCCAGGAGTTAGATGCAAAACTGGCAAACCTTGCCAAACTTGGACTTATGGACCGGTTTGAATTGCCAACTTTTGAAAACACGGATCCTATTTTTGCAGTTGCATTTTCTATTGCCGATTCCCTTTTAAAACTTTCTTACCGAACCTATGGGGACTTCACTCCCTGGATGGTTGAAGAAGCCAAAAAAGCTACGATCTCTTATTTAAAAAACTATTTACCTGTTGTCTGCAAACCTAAGTAA
- a CDS encoding acyl-CoA dehydrogenase family protein — MIANNYFSEDEDLQVIFNQLLDWDSIIKETEGEGFFDHQTFVKTNNPRYEMAPSTKEEAFELYTSSLDAMGDFFGNDVSQKSQSMDRNELKYSNGKVIFPKETIEIYEKFRNTGLMAYSLSREAGGLAFPATVGALYAMLMARADVAFCMTTTLLNLAQIVDRFGTPEQVETYATKAANGECLFAMSLTEPDYGSDLNNVRTVAVKQEDGSYRLTGTKRFISQGCGLGDHPALLLTLARTGKSEGGARGLSVFIVKSEDVFVAGIEKKMGIHASPTCEIVYDNTYGEILGEEGLGLTRYTAGMTNFMRLVSASGGCGGGAAAYFECVKYAQERKQFGKPIGEIPAVAEMIHKIKRETNAMRLLTLETARVIDMYQHHQIRMEKAGKDDREIRKDEKVKYWSTLASTLTPMAKYYSSEEGHKCTNLAVQVFGGAGYTEDYDISRMFRDSRINTIYEGTSQIHVRIATGAILAGMAGDGNFRKYLNSLKAEILSPSIFLLEQERVLEESIRVMRNILEEVKKETVAENLMIQMTRYICSLLYEKSITQIKDSKIRETWEKDCKAYVIDSAAIAQSSLYRIQNFG, encoded by the coding sequence ATGATCGCAAATAACTATTTTTCAGAAGACGAAGATTTACAGGTAATTTTTAACCAACTATTGGATTGGGACTCCATCATCAAAGAAACCGAAGGGGAAGGTTTTTTTGACCACCAAACATTTGTAAAAACAAATAACCCTCGTTATGAAATGGCTCCGTCCACAAAAGAAGAAGCCTTCGAATTATACACTTCCAGTTTGGATGCAATGGGAGATTTTTTTGGAAACGACGTCTCTCAAAAATCCCAATCCATGGATCGGAATGAACTTAAGTATTCCAATGGAAAGGTAATTTTTCCTAAAGAAACCATAGAGATCTACGAAAAATTTCGTAACACCGGCCTTATGGCATATTCTCTTTCCAGAGAAGCCGGTGGTCTTGCATTCCCAGCAACTGTTGGTGCACTGTATGCAATGCTTATGGCAAGAGCCGATGTTGCATTTTGTATGACAACTACCTTACTCAACTTAGCACAAATTGTGGACCGGTTCGGAACCCCAGAACAAGTGGAAACTTATGCCACAAAGGCTGCCAACGGTGAATGTTTGTTTGCCATGTCTCTCACGGAACCTGACTACGGATCAGATCTTAATAATGTAAGAACAGTCGCTGTCAAACAAGAGGATGGAAGTTACCGTTTAACAGGAACCAAACGATTTATTTCCCAAGGATGTGGTTTGGGTGACCATCCCGCTTTACTTCTTACTTTGGCACGCACTGGAAAATCAGAGGGTGGCGCGAGAGGTCTTTCTGTATTCATTGTTAAAAGTGAAGATGTATTTGTGGCAGGCATCGAAAAAAAGATGGGAATCCATGCTTCGCCGACTTGTGAAATCGTTTATGACAATACTTACGGTGAAATTTTAGGGGAAGAAGGCCTTGGTCTCACTCGTTATACGGCAGGTATGACAAACTTTATGCGTCTTGTGAGTGCTTCCGGTGGATGTGGTGGGGGAGCTGCTGCTTATTTTGAATGTGTAAAGTATGCGCAGGAAAGAAAACAATTCGGAAAACCAATTGGAGAAATTCCAGCCGTGGCAGAGATGATTCATAAAATCAAACGGGAAACAAATGCAATGCGTCTTCTCACTTTAGAAACGGCTCGAGTGATTGATATGTACCAACACCACCAAATCCGTATGGAAAAAGCTGGAAAAGATGACAGAGAAATCCGAAAAGATGAAAAAGTAAAATACTGGTCCACACTTGCCTCCACACTCACACCGATGGCAAAGTATTATAGTTCCGAAGAAGGACATAAATGTACAAATTTAGCAGTACAAGTGTTTGGTGGAGCCGGTTACACTGAAGATTACGATATCTCTCGTATGTTTAGAGATTCTCGTATCAATACCATTTATGAAGGTACAAGCCAAATTCATGTTCGTATAGCAACAGGGGCTATCCTTGCAGGGATGGCGGGGGACGGAAACTTCAGAAAGTATCTTAATTCTTTGAAAGCGGAAATTCTATCACCTTCAATATTTCTTTTGGAACAAGAAAGAGTGTTAGAAGAATCCATTCGTGTGATGCGTAACATTTTGGAAGAAGTAAAAAAAGAAACTGTTGCAGAAAACCTAATGATCCAAATGACTCGTTACATTTGTAGTTTGTTATACGAAAAATCCATTACTCAAATCAAAGATTCTAAAATCAGAGAAACTTGGGAAAAAGATTGTAAGGCTTATGTCATTGATAGTGCCGCCATCGCTCAATCCTCTTTGTATCGAATTCAAAATTTTGGGTAA
- a CDS encoding FAD-dependent oxidoreductase, protein MNTAFSPISIGNLTLPNRFIMGSMHLGVEGETGTAERMAAFYGKRFEGGVSLIVTGGISVNEEGKGSRTFFNIQNPDHAKELKRMNELLLGKGTMCAQLFHAGRYAADRNCVAPSAIRAPINRYVPKALTEEECWKTIEDFGLAAKLAHESGFGAVEIMGSEGYLLNQFFSAVTNKRDDYFGGDAKRRMNLSIEVLRAVKKQLPEGFPVIFRMSGIDLIPGNPSFEEVIQLAQVLRDEKVSALNIGIGWHESRIPTISQLVPRGAWVSIASRIKENTPGVPIIASNRVNDPITMQRVFDENRADIISMARPFLADPAIVKKFQEGMSERINTCVACNQACLDHAFQEKFVSCIVNPEAVHELEYSKPKTKDPKKVLVIGTGPAGLEAARASASLGHKVTLVEKANVLGGQFQLASNIPGKSEFKETIRYFTNELPALGVDIRLNTDATLTLLETENPDVTIFASGVKPREFSLKGLENLPSGNYTEYLTGKFKPGKRVAVIGGGGIGVDVAHRLTEEEDPTLISYDKKYNISSFTNAVVQKEKAHRDVAVFRRNGKHGAGLGPTTFWALKQELESVGVEFYHGLTYKEVTKEGLKVELKNGEEFLYPCDSLILCVGQEKESSVLEEYQTKYPNKQTIVIGGAKDPRNIDAKRAFLEGLDAAHSIH, encoded by the coding sequence ATGAATACAGCATTTTCACCTATTTCCATTGGAAACTTAACACTCCCCAATCGTTTTATTATGGGATCCATGCACCTTGGTGTGGAAGGAGAAACCGGCACTGCCGAAAGAATGGCTGCCTTTTATGGCAAACGTTTTGAAGGTGGAGTGTCTCTTATCGTTACGGGTGGGATCAGTGTGAATGAGGAAGGAAAAGGATCTCGTACTTTTTTTAACATCCAAAATCCAGACCATGCCAAAGAGTTAAAACGTATGAACGAACTTCTTTTAGGCAAAGGAACTATGTGTGCCCAACTTTTTCATGCAGGACGTTATGCCGCAGACAGAAATTGTGTAGCACCTTCGGCCATTCGTGCACCAATCAATCGTTATGTGCCAAAAGCCCTTACAGAAGAGGAGTGTTGGAAAACCATCGAAGACTTTGGACTTGCTGCAAAACTGGCACATGAATCGGGGTTTGGTGCCGTCGAAATTATGGGAAGCGAAGGTTATCTCTTAAATCAGTTTTTTTCTGCTGTAACGAACAAGAGAGATGATTATTTTGGTGGAGATGCCAAAAGAAGGATGAACTTATCCATAGAAGTCCTTCGTGCCGTTAAAAAACAATTACCCGAAGGTTTTCCTGTAATTTTCAGAATGTCGGGAATTGATCTTATCCCAGGAAATCCAAGTTTTGAGGAAGTGATTCAGCTAGCACAAGTTTTACGAGATGAAAAAGTTTCTGCACTCAATATAGGCATTGGTTGGCATGAATCAAGAATCCCAACCATAAGCCAACTAGTTCCAAGAGGGGCTTGGGTTTCCATCGCCAGTCGGATCAAAGAAAATACACCTGGTGTTCCTATCATTGCCTCCAACCGAGTCAATGATCCGATTACCATGCAAAGAGTTTTTGATGAAAATAGGGCCGATATCATTTCCATGGCAAGGCCATTCCTTGCCGATCCAGCCATCGTAAAAAAATTCCAAGAGGGAATGTCGGAACGAATCAACACTTGCGTGGCTTGTAACCAAGCTTGTCTGGATCACGCCTTCCAAGAAAAATTTGTTTCTTGTATCGTAAATCCAGAAGCTGTACATGAATTAGAATATTCGAAACCAAAAACAAAGGATCCGAAAAAAGTTCTAGTGATTGGAACAGGCCCTGCTGGTCTAGAAGCAGCACGAGCCAGTGCCAGTCTTGGACATAAAGTCACTTTAGTCGAAAAGGCAAATGTCCTTGGTGGACAATTCCAACTAGCATCCAACATTCCGGGTAAGTCGGAGTTTAAAGAAACGATTCGTTATTTTACCAATGAACTTCCAGCCCTTGGTGTAGACATTCGTTTGAATACAGATGCAACCTTAACATTGTTAGAAACAGAAAATCCCGATGTTACGATTTTTGCCAGTGGTGTGAAACCGCGTGAGTTTTCCTTAAAAGGACTAGAAAATCTTCCGTCTGGAAATTATACTGAGTATCTCACGGGAAAATTCAAACCAGGCAAACGTGTGGCAGTGATTGGTGGAGGGGGAATTGGAGTGGATGTAGCTCACAGGTTGACAGAAGAGGAAGATCCTACTTTAATTTCATATGATAAAAAATACAATATCAGCTCTTTTACCAATGCAGTAGTTCAAAAAGAAAAAGCGCACCGGGATGTAGCTGTGTTTCGTAGAAATGGAAAACACGGAGCGGGTCTTGGGCCAACAACATTTTGGGCACTCAAACAAGAGTTAGAGTCTGTGGGAGTTGAGTTCTATCATGGACTGACTTACAAAGAGGTCACAAAAGAGGGTTTAAAAGTAGAATTAAAAAACGGAGAGGAATTTTTGTATCCTTGTGATTCTCTAATTTTGTGTGTTGGTCAGGAAAAGGAGTCTTCAGTTTTAGAAGAATACCAAACCAAATACCCAAACAAACAAACCATCGTGATTGGTGGAGCAAAAGATCCAAGGAACATCGATGCCAAAAGGGCATTTTTAGAAGGTTTAGATGCTGCGCATAGCATTCATTAG
- a CDS encoding TetR/AcrR family transcriptional regulator, with product MAVSKKKIGPKKPKPVGRPSKENGLNVREALIHAGVELLENTSLEDISLRKVAAKAGVSHVASYHHFENKHALFAAIAEIGFQKYFETYQNELQKTDKDFKGRYLALGWTYFQFIMANRQFARIMFGGTGVDVKTHPSLLAVSRRTYRQLHEIIRMGQNLGHLEKGNTREKTLASWAMIHGIAMLFLEGRLQMKNDIKEMEKFIQTVTEYAYVGMKSV from the coding sequence ATGGCGGTTTCTAAAAAAAAAATAGGTCCCAAAAAACCAAAACCAGTGGGTCGCCCTTCCAAAGAAAATGGGCTCAATGTCCGTGAGGCTCTCATCCACGCAGGAGTGGAACTTCTCGAAAACACATCATTAGAAGATATTTCTTTACGCAAAGTGGCCGCAAAAGCCGGAGTGAGTCATGTCGCAAGTTACCATCATTTTGAAAATAAACATGCCTTATTTGCGGCGATTGCCGAGATCGGTTTTCAAAAGTATTTTGAAACTTACCAAAACGAATTACAAAAAACAGATAAAGACTTCAAGGGAAGATACCTAGCCCTTGGATGGACCTACTTTCAATTCATTATGGCCAACAGACAGTTCGCAAGGATTATGTTTGGTGGGACAGGAGTGGATGTAAAAACCCATCCCAGTTTACTCGCAGTATCAAGAAGAACCTATCGGCAGTTACACGAAATCATTCGAATGGGCCAAAACCTAGGACATTTAGAAAAAGGGAATACAAGAGAAAAAACCTTAGCCTCTTGGGCCATGATCCATGGAATTGCTATGTTGTTTTTGGAAGGTCGTTTGCAGATGAAAAACGATATAAAGGAAATGGAAAAATTCATCCAAACCGTAACCGAGTATGCATACGTAGGAATGAAATCCGTATAA